From Streptomyces sp. GSL17-111, one genomic window encodes:
- a CDS encoding glycoside hydrolase family 2 protein, which translates to MKDVTPLTDGWSLRHRGALLPARVPGCVHTDLLAADVIPDPYLGRNEDEVAWVGRQAWTYERELAPVGGHERTDLVFEGLDTAARISLDDRVLGSTRNMHRAHRFDVTGLSGVLEVRFASAYDEAAAVRAATGERPNVYPEPSQYLRKMACNFGWDWGPTLVTAGIWRPARLEHWSTARIAAVRPLVTVEDGTGRVELRIEVERTAPGRGRPLTARATVGGASAEVTFEGREAVVRLEVAQARLWWPRGYGEQHLYALDVTLSDASGPLDTWRRRVGFRTVELDRSADAHGTGFTLVVNGERIFARGVNWIPDDAFPARVTPERYRRRLAQAADANVDLVRVWGGGIYEDTAFYDACDELGLLVWQDFLFACAAYPEEQPLRGEIDAEARENVVRLMPHPSLVLWNGNNENLWGFRDWGWEPELDGDSWGEGYYLGLLPRVVAELDPTRPYTAGSPWSGSWDHHPNDPAHGTHHSWEVWNRLDYAEYRADVPRFVAEFGWQAPPTMATLRRALPGEELAPDSPGMLHHQKAEDGNGKLDRGVARHFRLPEGDVDRWHYLTQVVQARAVAAGIEHWRSHWPVCAGAIVWQLNDCWPVSSWAAIDGDGRAKPLLHELRRVYADRLLTVQPGPDGLELAVINQAAGEWRAEVTMRRTAVDGTTLAAATLPVTVGPRTVERVPVRPELLPAAKSAKEFLVVDAEGLRAVHVPVPDKDFAYSSAAYDVTVEPVPGRSDTVDVVVSAHTVVRDLLLQADRLGPAAEADRGLHTLLPGERSRIRVTGAGTPDADAVRAALFCVDAG; encoded by the coding sequence ATGAAGGACGTCACCCCGCTCACCGACGGCTGGAGCCTGCGTCACCGGGGGGCGCTGCTGCCGGCCCGGGTCCCCGGCTGCGTCCACACCGACCTCCTGGCCGCCGACGTCATCCCGGACCCCTACCTCGGGCGCAACGAGGACGAGGTCGCCTGGGTCGGCCGCCAGGCCTGGACCTACGAGCGGGAGCTGGCCCCCGTCGGCGGCCACGAGCGCACCGACCTGGTCTTCGAGGGGCTCGACACCGCCGCGCGCATCAGCCTCGACGACCGGGTCCTCGGCTCCACGCGCAACATGCACCGCGCCCACCGGTTCGACGTCACCGGGCTCTCCGGCGTACTGGAGGTGCGCTTCGCCTCCGCCTACGACGAGGCGGCGGCCGTCCGGGCGGCGACCGGCGAGCGGCCGAACGTGTATCCCGAACCCTCGCAGTACCTGCGCAAGATGGCCTGCAACTTCGGCTGGGACTGGGGGCCCACGCTCGTCACCGCCGGGATCTGGCGCCCGGCCCGGCTCGAGCACTGGTCCACCGCACGGATCGCCGCCGTCCGGCCCCTGGTGACCGTCGAGGACGGGACCGGACGCGTGGAGCTGCGCATCGAGGTCGAGCGCACGGCCCCGGGCCGGGGCCGCCCGCTCACCGCCCGCGCCACCGTGGGCGGGGCGAGCGCCGAGGTGACGTTCGAGGGCCGGGAGGCCGTCGTCCGTCTGGAGGTGGCGCAGGCCCGGCTGTGGTGGCCGCGCGGCTACGGCGAGCAGCACCTGTACGCGCTCGACGTCACCCTCTCCGACGCCTCCGGGCCGCTGGACACCTGGCGGCGGAGGGTCGGCTTCCGCACCGTCGAGCTGGACCGCTCCGCCGACGCCCACGGCACCGGCTTCACCCTGGTCGTCAACGGGGAGCGGATCTTCGCCCGCGGCGTCAACTGGATCCCCGACGACGCGTTCCCCGCCCGCGTCACGCCCGAGCGGTACCGCCGCCGGCTCGCCCAGGCGGCGGACGCCAATGTCGACCTCGTCCGCGTCTGGGGCGGCGGGATCTACGAGGACACCGCGTTCTACGACGCCTGCGACGAACTCGGCCTCCTGGTCTGGCAGGACTTCCTCTTCGCCTGCGCCGCCTACCCCGAGGAGCAGCCCCTGCGCGGTGAGATCGACGCCGAGGCGCGGGAGAACGTCGTCCGGCTCATGCCGCACCCCAGCCTCGTGCTGTGGAACGGCAACAACGAGAACCTGTGGGGCTTCCGCGACTGGGGCTGGGAGCCGGAGCTCGACGGCGACTCCTGGGGGGAGGGCTACTACCTGGGCCTGCTGCCCCGCGTCGTCGCCGAGCTCGACCCCACGCGGCCCTACACGGCGGGCAGCCCCTGGTCGGGCTCCTGGGACCACCACCCGAACGACCCCGCCCACGGCACGCACCACTCCTGGGAGGTGTGGAACCGGCTGGACTACGCGGAGTACCGCGCCGACGTTCCCCGGTTCGTCGCCGAGTTCGGCTGGCAGGCGCCTCCCACGATGGCCACCCTGCGACGCGCCCTGCCGGGTGAGGAGCTCGCACCGGACTCCCCGGGCATGCTGCACCACCAGAAGGCGGAGGACGGCAACGGAAAGCTGGACCGGGGCGTGGCCCGCCACTTCCGCCTGCCCGAGGGCGACGTCGACCGCTGGCACTACCTCACCCAGGTCGTCCAGGCCCGCGCCGTCGCGGCGGGGATCGAGCACTGGCGCTCCCACTGGCCCGTCTGCGCCGGGGCGATCGTGTGGCAGCTGAACGACTGCTGGCCGGTGAGCTCCTGGGCGGCGATCGACGGGGACGGCAGGGCGAAGCCGCTCCTGCACGAGCTGCGCCGGGTCTACGCCGACCGCCTGCTCACCGTGCAGCCGGGCCCGGACGGCCTGGAGCTGGCCGTGATCAACCAGGCGGCGGGGGAGTGGCGCGCCGAGGTGACGATGCGGCGCACGGCCGTCGACGGCACCACGCTCGCCGCCGCCACCCTGCCGGTGACGGTCGGACCGCGCACCGTGGAACGGGTTCCGGTGCGGCCGGAGCTGCTGCCGGCCGCAAAGTCGGCCAAGGAGTTCCTCGTCGTCGACGCGGAGGGGCTGCGCGCCGTCCACGTCCCGGTGCCCGACAAGGACTTCGCCTACTCGTCGGCCGCCTACGACGTGACCGTGGAGCCCGTCCCCGGCCGGAGCGATACAGTCGACGTCGTGGTGAGCGCGCACACGGTGGTGAGAGACCTCCTCCTGCAGGCGGACCGGCTCGGCCCGGCCGCCGAGGCCGACCGGGGGCTGCACACCCTGCTGCCCGGTGAGCGGAGCCGCATCCGCGTCACCGGCGCCGGGACGCCCGACGCCGACGCCGTCCGGGCGGCGCTGTTCTGCGTGGACGCCGGGTGA
- a CDS encoding ABC transporter substrate-binding protein: MGTTKTLTGALVTVALVTVAGCSGGGTPSTETATAPSDPADVSGTITVLTHRTDLVQNGTMDAYAEEFAKTYPDVKVEFEGLTDYEGEVRIRMNTDDYGDVLMIPGAVSKNDYPKFFAPLGTGAELSEKYRFSDKTEVDGKVYGIAQFGTANGFVYHRKLWEQAGVTEWPTTSREFLDALEAVKDETNAVPYYTNFKDGWPLVQWTTNVGSVTCDAGATNALDGPVSPWKKGGELHVIDSLLHDIVERDLSEADANTTNWEQSKSLLARGEISSMMLGSWAITQMRDAARKAGADPEDIGFMPFPATKDGTFCATLVSDYQQAVNIHSGHKEAARAWIDWFTEESGYSEKEGAVSALKSAPMPETLRDFVDNDVTFVERSEERTGAVNEIDTAAEIGLNTPDYRQKLIDIAREAQRGNLDDYFADLDTKWNEAAEIAGS; the protein is encoded by the coding sequence ATGGGTACGACGAAGACGCTGACGGGCGCCCTGGTGACCGTCGCGCTGGTGACCGTCGCCGGGTGTTCGGGCGGAGGCACGCCCTCGACGGAGACGGCCACGGCCCCCTCCGACCCGGCGGACGTCTCGGGCACGATCACGGTCCTGACCCACCGCACCGACCTCGTGCAGAACGGCACCATGGACGCGTACGCGGAGGAGTTCGCGAAGACCTACCCCGACGTGAAGGTGGAGTTCGAGGGCCTCACCGACTACGAGGGCGAGGTGCGGATCCGTATGAACACCGACGACTACGGAGACGTCCTCATGATCCCCGGCGCGGTGTCCAAGAACGACTACCCGAAGTTCTTCGCCCCGCTGGGCACCGGGGCCGAACTGTCGGAGAAGTACCGCTTCAGCGACAAGACCGAGGTCGACGGCAAGGTCTACGGGATCGCCCAGTTCGGCACGGCCAACGGGTTCGTCTACCACAGGAAGCTGTGGGAGCAGGCCGGCGTCACCGAGTGGCCGACCACGTCACGGGAGTTCCTCGACGCCCTGGAGGCCGTCAAGGACGAGACGAACGCCGTCCCCTACTACACGAACTTCAAGGACGGCTGGCCGCTCGTCCAGTGGACCACGAACGTGGGCTCGGTCACCTGCGACGCCGGTGCGACGAACGCGCTCGACGGTCCGGTGTCCCCGTGGAAGAAGGGCGGCGAGCTGCACGTGATCGACTCGCTGCTGCACGACATCGTCGAGCGGGACCTGTCCGAGGCGGACGCGAACACGACCAACTGGGAGCAGTCGAAGAGCCTGCTCGCCAGGGGCGAGATCAGCTCGATGATGCTCGGCTCCTGGGCCATCACGCAGATGCGCGACGCGGCGCGGAAGGCCGGGGCCGACCCGGAGGACATCGGGTTCATGCCCTTCCCCGCGACGAAGGACGGGACTTTCTGCGCGACCCTCGTCTCGGACTACCAGCAGGCGGTGAACATCCACTCCGGCCACAAGGAGGCGGCGCGGGCCTGGATCGACTGGTTCACGGAGGAGTCGGGCTACTCCGAGAAGGAGGGCGCCGTCTCCGCCCTGAAGTCGGCCCCCATGCCCGAGACGCTGCGGGACTTCGTGGACAACGACGTCACCTTCGTCGAACGGTCCGAGGAGCGCACCGGCGCGGTCAACGAGATCGACACCGCCGCCGAGATAGGCCTCAACACGCCCGACTACCGCCAGAAGCTGATCGACATCGCCCGCGAGGCCCAGCGGGGGAACCTCGACGACTACTTCGCCGACCTCGACACGAAGTGGAACGAGGCGGCGGAGATCGCCGGTTCCTGA
- a CDS encoding carbohydrate ABC transporter permease, which produces MTKTTDPVAAGARAAAPPRTTAGPRRPPRGVARPRRLLRLVTPWTFLAVPLALLVAFTYVPVGNMLYYSFTDWDGISPERNVTGVDNYVQIFTRPELFRVFFVSFYYLAASVVQIVIALYFATVLSFNLRFRNLFKGILFFPYLINGVAIGFVFLYFFQDGGTLDSVLSWFGTEPDHAWLGDPTSANSSLAGVSVWRFTGLNFVLFLGAIQSVPGELYEAAQLDGASRWEQFRHIIVPGIKPVLSLSVILAISGSLSVFEIPYIMTGGATGTSTFVIQTVKLAFQFNKTGLASAAAVVLLLIILLVTWIQRRLVPDEKVDLV; this is translated from the coding sequence ATGACGAAGACGACCGACCCGGTGGCCGCGGGAGCGCGCGCCGCCGCGCCCCCGCGCACGACGGCGGGCCCACGGCGTCCGCCGCGGGGCGTCGCACGGCCGCGGCGGCTGCTCCGCCTGGTCACCCCCTGGACGTTCCTGGCCGTCCCCCTGGCCCTGCTGGTCGCGTTCACCTACGTGCCCGTGGGCAACATGCTCTACTACAGCTTCACCGACTGGGACGGGATCAGCCCCGAGCGGAACGTCACCGGCGTCGACAACTACGTGCAGATCTTCACCCGGCCCGAACTCTTCCGGGTCTTCTTCGTGAGCTTCTACTACCTCGCGGCCTCCGTGGTGCAGATCGTGATCGCCCTCTACTTCGCGACCGTGCTGAGCTTCAACCTCCGGTTCCGCAACCTGTTCAAGGGCATCCTGTTCTTCCCCTACCTCATCAACGGCGTGGCCATCGGCTTCGTCTTCCTGTACTTCTTCCAGGACGGCGGAACCCTGGACTCGGTGCTCTCCTGGTTCGGCACGGAGCCCGACCACGCGTGGCTGGGCGACCCCACCTCGGCCAACAGCTCGCTGGCCGGCGTCTCCGTGTGGCGCTTCACCGGTCTGAACTTCGTGCTGTTCCTCGGGGCGATCCAGTCCGTGCCCGGGGAGCTGTACGAGGCGGCGCAACTGGACGGGGCGAGCCGGTGGGAGCAGTTCCGCCACATCATCGTCCCCGGCATCAAACCGGTGCTCAGCCTGAGCGTCATCCTGGCGATCTCCGGCTCCCTCTCGGTGTTCGAGATCCCCTACATCATGACCGGCGGCGCGACCGGCACCTCGACCTTCGTCATCCAGACGGTCAAGCTCGCCTTCCAGTTCAACAAGACCGGGCTGGCCTCGGCGGCGGCCGTGGTGCTGCTGCTGATCATCCTGCTGGTCACCTGGATCCAGCGCCGTCTGGTGCCCGACGAGAAAGTGGATCTCGTATGA
- a CDS encoding carbohydrate ABC transporter permease produces MTAPPPTVRDTAASRLRGRIGPSLVYLSLVAASVVVLLPLAVVFLTSLKTSEEVMNGDALSLPGDWLNLSNYVTAFSDGRMLTAFGNTAFILLFSITGTVLIGSMTAYAIDRFDFRARKLVMGLFLVATLVPGVTTQVATFQVVGGMGLFDTRWAPILLYMGTDIVSIYIFLQFIRGIPVSLDEAARLDGANAFRIYRTIILPLLKPAIATVVIIKGITVYNDFYIPFLYMPSQELGTMSTALFRFKGPFGAQWEAISAGAILVIVPTLIVFLSLQRYIYNGFSQGATK; encoded by the coding sequence ATGACCGCGCCCCCGCCGACCGTCCGGGACACCGCCGCGTCCCGGCTCCGCGGCCGGATCGGCCCCTCCCTCGTCTACCTGTCCCTCGTCGCCGCCTCGGTGGTGGTGCTGCTTCCCCTCGCCGTGGTGTTCCTGACCTCGCTCAAGACGTCCGAGGAGGTGATGAACGGGGACGCGCTGTCGCTGCCCGGCGACTGGCTGAACCTCTCGAACTACGTCACGGCGTTCTCCGACGGCAGGATGCTCACCGCGTTCGGGAACACGGCGTTCATCCTGCTGTTCTCCATCACCGGTACCGTGCTCATCGGCTCCATGACGGCCTACGCCATCGACCGGTTCGACTTCCGTGCCAGGAAGCTCGTGATGGGCCTCTTCCTCGTCGCCACCCTGGTGCCCGGTGTGACCACGCAGGTCGCCACCTTCCAGGTGGTGGGCGGCATGGGGCTGTTCGACACCCGGTGGGCGCCGATCCTCCTCTACATGGGCACGGACATCGTCTCGATCTACATCTTCCTCCAGTTCATCCGGGGCATCCCGGTCTCCCTGGACGAGGCGGCCCGGCTGGACGGGGCGAACGCCTTCCGGATCTACCGCACGATCATCCTGCCGCTGCTCAAGCCGGCCATCGCCACCGTGGTCATCATCAAGGGGATCACCGTCTACAACGACTTCTACATCCCCTTCCTCTACATGCCCTCCCAGGAGCTCGGGACGATGTCCACCGCCCTGTTCCGGTTCAAGGGCCCGTTCGGGGCGCAGTGGGAGGCCATCTCGGCGGGCGCGATCCTCGTCATCGTGCCCACGCTGATCGTCTTCCTGTCGCTCCAGCGCTACATCTACAACGGCTTCTCGCAGGGTGCCACCAAGTAG
- a CDS encoding Fur family transcriptional regulator: MSDLLGRLRARGWRVTSQRRVVVEVLDGDHVHLTADEVHTRAARRLAEISRATVYNTLSELVALGEVKEVATDGRARRYDPNAARPHQHLVCSGCGTIRDVHPSGDPLAALPVAERFGFTVSEAEVTYRGLCPSCV; this comes from the coding sequence ATGAGTGACCTACTGGGACGGCTGCGGGCGCGTGGCTGGCGGGTGACGTCCCAGCGGCGCGTCGTCGTCGAGGTCCTCGACGGTGACCACGTCCACCTGACCGCCGACGAGGTGCACACCCGGGCGGCCCGGCGACTGGCCGAGATCTCCCGGGCGACCGTCTACAACACGCTGAGCGAACTGGTCGCCCTGGGCGAGGTCAAGGAGGTCGCGACCGACGGGCGTGCCCGCCGCTACGACCCCAACGCGGCACGGCCGCACCAGCACCTGGTGTGCTCCGGCTGCGGCACCATCCGCGACGTCCACCCGTCCGGCGACCCCCTGGCCGCGCTCCCGGTCGCGGAGCGCTTCGGCTTCACGGTGTCGGAGGCCGAGGTCACCTACCGGGGCCTGTGCCCCTCGTGTGTCTGA
- the katG gene encoding catalase/peroxidase HPI, with protein MSENPDAIVTDAKTDGAEGCPVAHRRAPHPTQGGGNRQWWAERLNLKILAKNPAVANPFGEDFDYAEAFRNLDLPAVKRDIAEVLTTSKDWWPADFGHYGPFMVRMAWHSAGTYRISDGRGGAGAGQQRFAPLNSWPDNGNLDKARRLLWPVKKKYGRALSWADLMILTGNVALESMGLETFGFAGGREDVWEPEEDVYWGPETTWLGDERYSGDRELENPLGAVQMGLIYVNPEGPNGTPDPLAAARDIRETFRRMAMNDEETVALIAGGHTFGKTHGAGPADAVGPDPEAASMEEQGFGWRSTHGTGKGADAITSGLEGIWTPTPTAWDNTFLEILFGYEWELFKSPAGAHQWRPKDGAGADTVPDAHDPAKRHAPTMLTTDLALRFDPAYEQISRRFLENPDAFADAFARAWFKLTHRDMGPVVRYLGPEVPSETLLWQDPLPERTHDLIDSGDVAALKEQVLASGLTVSQLVSTAWASASSFRGSDKRGGANGARIRLEPQSGWEVNDPDELAAVLSTLEGVRQSFNSAQSGGKQISLADLIVLAGCAGVERAAREAGVTVEVPFTPGRVDASQEQTDVESFAALEPTADGFRNYLGKGNRLPAEYLLIDRANLLTLSAPEMTVLVGGLRVLGANAQGSAHGVLTATPGVLTNDFFVNLLDLGTTWKATSEDASTFEARDDATGEVTWTGTRADLVFGSNSELRALAEVYACDDAREKFVRDFVSAWDKVMNLDRFDLV; from the coding sequence ATGTCCGAGAATCCCGACGCCATCGTCACCGACGCGAAGACGGACGGCGCGGAGGGCTGCCCCGTCGCGCACCGGCGCGCCCCGCACCCCACCCAGGGCGGAGGCAACCGCCAGTGGTGGGCGGAGCGCCTCAACCTGAAGATCCTCGCCAAGAACCCCGCCGTGGCGAACCCGTTCGGCGAGGACTTCGACTACGCCGAGGCGTTCCGGAACCTGGACCTGCCGGCCGTCAAGCGGGACATCGCCGAGGTGCTGACCACCTCGAAGGACTGGTGGCCCGCGGACTTCGGGCACTACGGGCCCTTCATGGTGCGGATGGCATGGCACAGCGCGGGCACCTACCGCATCAGTGACGGCCGAGGCGGCGCCGGTGCCGGACAGCAGCGCTTCGCCCCGCTCAACAGCTGGCCGGACAACGGCAACCTCGACAAGGCGCGCCGCCTGCTGTGGCCGGTCAAGAAGAAGTACGGCCGGGCGCTCTCCTGGGCCGACCTCATGATCCTCACCGGCAACGTCGCCCTGGAGTCGATGGGCCTCGAGACCTTCGGCTTCGCCGGCGGCCGGGAGGACGTGTGGGAGCCCGAGGAGGACGTCTACTGGGGCCCCGAGACCACCTGGCTCGGCGACGAGCGCTACAGCGGTGACCGGGAGCTGGAGAACCCCCTCGGCGCCGTGCAGATGGGCCTCATCTACGTCAACCCCGAGGGCCCGAACGGCACTCCGGACCCGCTCGCCGCCGCCCGGGACATTCGGGAGACGTTCCGCCGCATGGCGATGAACGACGAGGAGACGGTCGCCCTCATCGCGGGCGGTCACACCTTCGGCAAGACCCACGGCGCGGGCCCGGCGGACGCCGTCGGCCCCGACCCGGAGGCCGCCTCGATGGAGGAGCAGGGCTTCGGCTGGCGCAGCACCCACGGCACCGGCAAGGGCGCCGACGCCATCACCAGCGGGCTGGAGGGCATCTGGACGCCGACCCCGACCGCCTGGGACAACACCTTCCTGGAGATCCTCTTCGGCTACGAGTGGGAGCTGTTCAAGAGCCCCGCGGGGGCGCACCAGTGGCGACCGAAGGACGGCGCCGGGGCGGACACCGTCCCCGACGCCCACGACCCTGCCAAGCGCCACGCGCCCACCATGCTGACCACCGACCTCGCGCTGCGCTTCGACCCGGCCTACGAGCAGATCTCCCGCCGCTTCCTGGAGAACCCGGACGCGTTCGCCGACGCCTTCGCCCGCGCCTGGTTCAAGCTGACGCACCGTGACATGGGCCCGGTCGTCCGCTACCTCGGCCCCGAGGTCCCGAGCGAGACCCTCCTGTGGCAGGACCCGCTGCCCGAGCGCACCCACGACCTGATCGACTCCGGGGACGTCGCGGCGTTGAAGGAGCAGGTCCTCGCCTCGGGGCTCACGGTGTCCCAGCTCGTCTCCACCGCCTGGGCCTCCGCTTCGTCCTTCCGGGGCAGCGACAAGCGCGGCGGCGCCAACGGCGCCCGGATCCGGCTGGAGCCCCAGAGCGGGTGGGAGGTCAACGACCCCGACGAGCTGGCGGCCGTCCTGAGCACCCTGGAAGGGGTGCGGCAGTCCTTCAACTCCGCGCAGAGCGGGGGCAAGCAGATCTCGCTGGCCGACCTGATCGTGCTCGCGGGCTGCGCGGGCGTCGAGCGGGCCGCCCGGGAGGCCGGCGTCACCGTGGAGGTGCCCTTCACGCCGGGCCGCGTGGACGCCTCGCAGGAGCAGACCGACGTCGAGTCCTTCGCCGCGCTGGAGCCCACCGCCGACGGCTTCCGCAACTACCTCGGCAAGGGCAACCGGCTGCCGGCCGAGTACCTGCTGATCGACCGCGCGAACCTCCTCACCCTGAGCGCCCCCGAGATGACCGTCCTCGTCGGCGGCCTGCGCGTGCTGGGCGCGAACGCGCAGGGCTCGGCCCACGGCGTGCTCACCGCCACCCCCGGCGTCCTCACGAACGACTTCTTCGTCAACCTGCTGGACCTGGGCACGACGTGGAAGGCGACCTCCGAGGACGCGAGCACCTTCGAGGCCCGTGACGACGCCACCGGGGAGGTCACCTGGACCGGCACCCGCGCCGACCTCGTCTTCGGCTCGAACTCCGAGCTGCGGGCGCTCGCCGAGGTCTACGCCTGTGACGACGCCCGGGAGAAGTTCGTGCGCGACTTCGTCAGCGCCTGGGACAAGGTCATGAACCTCGACCGCTTCGACCTGGTCTGA
- a CDS encoding (2Fe-2S) ferredoxin domain-containing protein — protein MSAPPTRTTAAAPGGGAATGPLPCRVVVCRDCCCGSPKITGVDHAAQTERLRAAAPVRVSDCLDVCDQANVVVVQPSAEGRAAGARPVWLGLVNDPAATEDIVDWIGDGGPGVAPLPEILDLYTFTPPGRRTAP, from the coding sequence ATGTCCGCACCACCGACGCGAACGACGGCCGCCGCTCCGGGCGGCGGCGCGGCGACCGGACCGCTGCCGTGCCGCGTCGTCGTGTGCCGGGACTGCTGCTGCGGCAGCCCGAAGATCACCGGCGTCGACCACGCGGCCCAGACCGAGCGGCTGCGCGCGGCCGCACCCGTACGCGTCTCCGACTGCCTCGACGTCTGCGACCAGGCCAACGTCGTCGTGGTGCAGCCCTCCGCCGAGGGGCGGGCGGCGGGGGCCCGGCCGGTCTGGCTGGGGCTGGTCAACGACCCGGCCGCGACGGAGGACATCGTCGACTGGATCGGCGACGGCGGCCCCGGCGTCGCGCCGCTGCCGGAGATCCTGGACCTCTACACGTTCACCCCGCCGGGGCGGCGCACCGCGCCGTGA